A window from Marinagarivorans cellulosilyticus encodes these proteins:
- a CDS encoding heavy metal response regulator transcription factor produces MRLLIVEDEQKTGDYLKQGLSEAGFLVSLARTGLDGHHLAMTEEFDLLILDVMLPDVDGWRILQSIRESGQKTPVLFLSARDNVDDRVKGLELGADDYLVKPFAFVEVLARVRTLLRRGQAPAIVDQLQIGDLILDIPRRRVTRQGKKVNLSHKEFCLLELLVRRQGEVLTRSLIASQVWDMNFDSDTNVIDVAIRRLRKKVDEGFDVKLIHTIRGMGYTLDLEHNDD; encoded by the coding sequence ATGCGACTTTTAATAGTAGAAGATGAACAAAAGACTGGCGATTACCTGAAACAAGGATTGAGTGAAGCTGGGTTCCTCGTGTCGCTTGCGAGGACTGGACTCGATGGACATCATTTGGCTATGACTGAAGAATTCGACCTTTTGATTCTTGATGTCATGCTTCCGGACGTGGATGGTTGGCGAATTCTTCAGTCAATACGCGAATCGGGGCAAAAGACACCCGTGCTTTTTCTGTCAGCCCGAGACAATGTCGACGACCGAGTTAAAGGATTAGAGCTTGGCGCAGATGACTATTTGGTTAAACCCTTTGCCTTTGTAGAAGTTTTGGCGAGAGTTCGTACACTGCTGCGTCGAGGTCAAGCTCCTGCAATAGTGGATCAGCTTCAAATTGGCGATTTAATACTGGATATTCCTCGACGACGCGTTACACGACAAGGAAAGAAAGTTAACTTAAGTCACAAAGAGTTTTGCTTGCTGGAATTATTGGTTCGCCGACAAGGTGAGGTACTCACGCGCTCACTCATCGCCTCCCAAGTGTGGGACATGAACTTTGATAGTGACACGAACGTGATTGATGTCGCCATTCGCCGCTTACGCAAGAAAGTGGACGAAGGTTTTGACGTTAAGCTTATCCATACCATAAGAGGAATGGGCTACACCCTAGACTTGGAACACAATGATGACTAG
- a CDS encoding copper resistance system multicopper oxidase gives MSDSDMTDLMLPRRRFVKGLALGGVLAAMPSVLQAGELSPHTRSGSAPVLQGSEIDLVVGQSPVNFTGVTRLATTINGSIPAPTIRLREGDDVTIRVTNRLSVPTSIHWHGIILPFQMDGVPGISFRGIAPGETFVYRFTLQQSGTYWYHSHSGFQEMTGMYGALIIEPREKEVIQSDQDYVVQLSDWTDEDPMRVFSKLKIQGDVYNFNQPTVIDFLRDASNGGIKDAMQKRRMWNQMRMNPTDLADLSASTLTYLMNGTTPAGNWTGLFKKGERIRLRFINAASNSFYDVRIPGLAMTVVQADGQNVEPVSVDEFRFGPGETYDVLVEPKDDAYTVFAQSMDRTGYARGTLATERGLSAEIPDLDPVEWLEMKDMMGSMSHGDDGAAMDHAAMGHSMPGMNHGGMAMDHSVHSTHQNPLAMPSQTVRHASTEFGPSVDMRVDMPRTSLDDPGVGLRNNGRRVLTLSDLRSRDGILDSGIPEREIELHLTGNMERYSWSFDGLEFGKSTPVHLKHRQRVRVILQNDTMMTHPMHLHGMWSDLENDKGEPLVRRHTIPVQPAQRISFVTTPHDLGRWAWHCHLLFHMDAGMFREVVVS, from the coding sequence ATGAGTGATTCCGATATGACTGACCTTATGTTGCCACGTCGGCGCTTTGTTAAGGGACTAGCGCTTGGCGGCGTCCTGGCGGCAATGCCAAGTGTTTTGCAGGCTGGGGAGTTGTCGCCCCACACTCGCTCAGGTTCTGCACCTGTATTACAAGGTTCCGAGATAGATTTAGTGGTTGGGCAGTCGCCGGTGAATTTCACGGGTGTGACTCGTCTAGCCACTACAATTAATGGGTCAATTCCTGCGCCAACGATCCGTCTGCGTGAAGGGGATGACGTCACGATTCGCGTAACAAACCGACTATCAGTGCCTACATCGATTCACTGGCATGGGATTATTCTTCCGTTTCAGATGGATGGCGTTCCGGGCATCAGTTTTAGAGGTATTGCGCCGGGTGAAACGTTTGTCTATCGGTTCACGCTCCAGCAAAGTGGTACATATTGGTATCACTCTCATAGTGGGTTCCAGGAGATGACAGGGATGTATGGTGCCCTGATTATTGAGCCCCGTGAAAAAGAAGTCATTCAATCAGACCAGGATTATGTGGTGCAGCTATCCGACTGGACTGATGAGGACCCGATGCGGGTCTTCAGTAAATTGAAAATCCAGGGTGACGTTTATAATTTCAACCAGCCAACGGTTATAGATTTTCTACGTGACGCTTCAAATGGCGGGATAAAAGACGCCATGCAAAAGCGACGGATGTGGAATCAAATGCGTATGAATCCTACGGATTTGGCCGACCTATCCGCATCAACACTGACGTATCTGATGAATGGCACCACACCTGCCGGAAATTGGACCGGTCTTTTCAAGAAGGGCGAGCGAATTCGGCTGCGGTTTATTAACGCCGCGAGCAACAGCTTTTACGATGTTCGTATTCCAGGGTTGGCAATGACGGTTGTGCAAGCAGATGGGCAAAATGTCGAACCAGTCAGCGTTGACGAATTTCGTTTTGGTCCCGGTGAAACTTATGATGTTTTGGTGGAGCCTAAAGACGATGCGTATACGGTTTTTGCACAGAGCATGGATAGAACAGGGTATGCGCGTGGAACATTAGCGACCGAGCGAGGCCTTAGCGCAGAAATTCCAGACCTCGACCCCGTTGAGTGGCTTGAGATGAAGGATATGATGGGTTCGATGTCTCACGGTGATGACGGCGCTGCGATGGATCACGCGGCGATGGGTCATTCCATGCCGGGTATGAATCACGGTGGCATGGCGATGGACCACAGCGTTCATTCCACACATCAAAACCCTTTAGCAATGCCCTCACAAACCGTGCGTCATGCCAGCACGGAATTTGGTCCTTCTGTCGATATGCGTGTGGATATGCCTCGCACCAGCCTCGACGATCCGGGCGTTGGTTTACGTAATAATGGTCGGCGAGTGCTGACGCTATCCGACCTGAGATCGCGCGATGGCATTCTTGATAGTGGCATACCCGAGCGTGAAATCGAACTGCATCTCACCGGTAATATGGAGCGCTATAGCTGGTCCTTTGACGGCTTAGAGTTCGGCAAAAGCACGCCGGTGCATCTGAAGCACCGTCAACGCGTGCGCGTCATTTTGCAAAACGACACCATGATGACCCACCCAATGCATTTGCACGGAATGTGGAGTGATCTGGAAAACGATAAAGGTGAGCCGCTGGTTCGCAGACACACGATTCCTGTTCAGCCAGCTCAGAGGATAAGCTTCGTAACGACACCGCACGATCTCGGGCGTTGGGCATGGCACTGTCACCTACTTTTTCATATGGATGCAGGCATGTTCCGCGAAGTGGTGGTGTCATGA
- a CDS encoding heavy metal sensor histidine kinase codes for MTSRSRRPLSLTLRVLFFVATAFGVSLAVISQLLLSSIEHHFIEQDAGEINVMVNSIKKALHQSPTDTLKNQEALSQAISGHHGVYYQVERNGVVHYSSSDIDFRPPTTDFPVVKNITASTMQTWRNKDRGYRGIVTLITIDKNQYRITSAIDRDFHQGFLKKFTQSVALILFGAGILTLFAAWLGVHQGLKPLRGLSDQVDFIQTDKLDSRLDMHSVPVELKPLVQSFNHMLTRIEEGFIRLSYFSADIAHELRTPLTNIVTQTQVGLSKERRAEDYQELLYSNLEDMERLSKMVSDMLWLAKSENGLITPTFGPINLQQEVQSLFDFFEALAEDTHITLAISGDASNISGDRELLRRALTNLLSNAIRHTPAGKTIHVTLVDTDNDMVSISVTNEGSTILTEHLECIFDRFYRVDPSRQRHGDGTGLGLAIVRTIVEAHKGVIHAQSNSHSTTFTIHLPVDGLSH; via the coding sequence ATGACTAGCCGTTCACGACGACCGCTCTCTCTGACGCTGCGCGTGCTGTTTTTTGTTGCTACCGCATTTGGTGTAAGCCTAGCAGTGATCAGCCAATTATTACTTTCTTCCATAGAGCATCATTTCATCGAACAAGATGCGGGCGAAATTAATGTGATGGTTAACTCGATTAAAAAAGCACTTCACCAATCGCCCACTGACACACTCAAGAATCAAGAAGCACTCTCTCAAGCGATATCCGGACATCATGGCGTTTATTATCAAGTCGAACGTAATGGCGTCGTGCATTACAGTTCATCAGACATAGATTTTCGTCCGCCGACCACGGACTTTCCTGTGGTAAAAAATATTACGGCAAGCACCATGCAAACATGGAGAAATAAGGATAGAGGGTATCGAGGCATCGTGACTCTGATAACCATCGACAAAAACCAATATCGTATTACCAGTGCTATCGATCGAGATTTTCACCAAGGCTTTCTCAAAAAATTTACGCAAAGTGTCGCGTTGATTCTATTTGGCGCCGGTATTCTTACTTTATTCGCGGCTTGGCTGGGCGTTCATCAAGGGCTGAAGCCTCTACGAGGACTAAGTGATCAAGTGGATTTTATCCAGACCGATAAATTAGATTCTCGGCTCGATATGCACTCAGTCCCTGTAGAGTTGAAACCGCTAGTTCAATCGTTTAACCATATGTTAACGCGTATTGAAGAGGGGTTTATTCGACTATCCTACTTCTCTGCTGATATCGCCCATGAATTAAGGACACCGCTGACCAATATTGTGACACAAACGCAAGTGGGGTTAAGTAAAGAAAGAAGAGCTGAAGACTACCAAGAACTACTGTATTCTAACCTCGAAGACATGGAGCGACTGAGCAAAATGGTGAGCGATATGCTGTGGCTTGCCAAAAGTGAAAACGGACTAATTACCCCAACCTTCGGGCCAATCAATCTCCAACAAGAAGTTCAGTCGCTTTTCGATTTTTTCGAAGCGCTCGCAGAAGATACTCACATCACCTTGGCGATCTCTGGCGACGCCTCCAACATATCGGGTGACCGAGAATTATTACGACGAGCATTGACCAACTTACTATCGAACGCCATTCGGCATACGCCAGCAGGAAAAACTATTCACGTAACTCTCGTTGATACTGACAACGATATGGTGAGCATTTCGGTCACGAATGAAGGCAGTACGATTTTAACGGAACATTTGGAGTGTATTTTTGATCGATTTTATCGTGTCGACCCTTCTCGACAACGACACGGTGACGGTACAGGGTTAGGACTCGCCATTGTTAGAACCATCGTTGAAGCTCACAAGGGTGTAATTCACGCACAATCCAATAGCCATTCCACGACATTTACCATACATCTTCCCGTCGATGGCCTTTCTCACTAA
- a CDS encoding copper resistance protein B, which yields MSTMKIKVIIKTSFLVGALSLLSPLLLAQEHSGHDAMNQEKEDEEEMDHSKMGHESEPAAEETTEAPKQHSSGATGTMASEMNMERNVSNTRDPHAHSGGYTLTEGPYALKGPRQLKLADEHVFKSLLANRFEYDSEASLYDVQAWVGTTYDRLVVKAEGDIDRGTLKESQTDILWSHATSTFWDTQIGVRVDSAEEGESRQWLAVGVQGLAPYWFELDVVGYVDVDGRTALAVEAEYELMLTQRLILQPRAEITGYGKDDEFNGVGQGLSSSAFGVRLRYEFSRQFAPYVGVERTKMFGNTADFVRSAGEASSETRYIAGLRFWL from the coding sequence ATGAGTACCATGAAAATTAAAGTAATCATTAAAACGTCTTTTCTCGTGGGAGCTTTATCGTTATTAAGTCCGCTGCTTCTCGCTCAAGAACATTCGGGCCATGATGCAATGAATCAGGAAAAAGAGGACGAAGAAGAAATGGACCACAGTAAAATGGGCCATGAAAGTGAACCTGCGGCTGAAGAAACGACGGAGGCACCCAAGCAGCATTCGAGTGGTGCTACCGGAACAATGGCTAGCGAAATGAATATGGAGCGTAATGTTTCCAATACCCGTGATCCTCACGCGCATTCTGGAGGATACACACTCACCGAGGGGCCGTATGCGCTGAAGGGACCACGACAATTAAAACTCGCTGATGAACATGTATTCAAATCGCTTCTCGCCAATCGATTTGAATACGACAGTGAAGCAAGTCTTTATGATGTGCAAGCTTGGGTCGGCACAACTTACGATCGATTGGTTGTTAAGGCGGAGGGTGATATTGACAGGGGTACACTAAAAGAAAGTCAAACAGATATTCTTTGGAGTCATGCAACATCCACTTTTTGGGATACCCAAATAGGCGTTCGAGTTGACAGTGCTGAAGAGGGCGAGTCCAGACAATGGCTGGCCGTCGGAGTACAAGGTTTAGCGCCTTATTGGTTTGAGTTGGATGTGGTGGGCTACGTTGATGTTGATGGTAGAACCGCGCTCGCTGTAGAGGCCGAATACGAGTTGATGCTTACACAGCGACTGATACTTCAGCCTCGCGCTGAAATAACCGGCTACGGTAAAGACGATGAATTCAACGGTGTTGGGCAAGGCCTTTCTTCATCAGCATTCGGTGTACGGTTGCGTTATGAATTTTCTCGACAGTTTGCACCGTATGTCGGCGTTGAACGAACAAAAATGTTTGGCAATACAGCCGACTTTGTACGCTCTGCTGGTGAGGCAAGCTCTGAAACACGTTATATCGCGGGCTTGCGTTTTTGGCTTTAG
- a CDS encoding efflux RND transporter permease subunit, translating to MIESIIRWSVGNRFFVLLATAILVGVGLFSLKRTPVDAIPDLSDVQVIIKTSYPGQAPQVVEDQVTYPLTTAMLSVPGAVTVRGYSFFGDSYVYIIFDEQTDLYWARSRVLEYLSQVAPSLPPAAKPQLGPDATGVGWVYIYSLIDRTGKHDLSQLRSLQDWFLKYELQTVPGVSEVAAVGGMVKQYQVTVNPEKLRAFGIPLSHIQMAIKRANQEVGASVVEMAEAEYMVRASGYLQSEEDLANIPLGVNENGTPLLLKDVADIGLGPQMRRGIAELNGEGETVGGVVVMRFGENAQTTIDGVKAKLEQLKQGLPEGVEVVTVYDRSGLIERAVENLWHKLLEEFVVVALVCMAFLFHIRSSLVAIFSLPVGILTAFIIMHAQGINANIMSLGGIAIAIGAMIDGAIVMIENMHKHMEKTPLTNENRWQIVSESASEVGPALFFSLLIITVSFVPVFTLEAQEGRMFSPLAFTKTYAMAASAALAITLVPVLMGYFIRGRVLPEHKNPINRFLTAVYIPVLKKVLTFPKMTLVIAVLLLSTVMWPLGKIGSEFIPPLDEGDLMYMPTTYPGISIGKARELLQQTDKLIASVPEVKTVFGKIGRADSATDPAPLTMIETFIQLKPQSEWRDGVTTESLKKELDALVKLPGVTNAWVMPIKTRIDMLATGIKTPVGIKIAGPNLSVIQDIGKQLEVILKDVEGTASVYSERVAGGRYLNVDIDRAKAARYGLNIADVQEVIASAIGGMNVTQTVEGLERYPVNIRYPQSYRDSPQQLALLPIVTARGERIALGDVADVNIADGPPGIKSENARINGWTFVDIDGIDVGTYVVNAQKIVAEQLDLPAGYSVGWSGQFEYMERAKEKLNYVIPLTLAIIAILLFINFRSFIEVAILMGTLPFALIGSIWLMYWENFNFSIAVGVGFIALAGVAVEISVIMLVYLNQAWHRAKEQSDRETLSLDELRQAVTDGAGLRVRPVMMTAAAVIVGLLPILYGSGTGSEVMSRIAAPMVGGMVSAVFLTLLVLPAVYFMWKKRVS from the coding sequence ATGATTGAATCCATTATTCGTTGGTCCGTTGGCAATCGTTTTTTTGTCTTACTGGCGACCGCCATACTCGTTGGGGTCGGGTTATTTTCTTTAAAGCGTACGCCTGTGGATGCGATTCCCGACCTTAGTGACGTACAGGTCATTATCAAAACGTCTTATCCTGGGCAGGCGCCTCAGGTGGTTGAAGATCAGGTGACTTACCCGCTCACGACGGCCATGTTGTCGGTACCTGGCGCCGTGACGGTACGAGGTTACTCTTTTTTTGGCGATTCATATGTTTACATCATTTTTGATGAGCAAACGGATCTTTACTGGGCGAGAAGCCGCGTCTTGGAATATCTGAGTCAGGTAGCGCCCTCGTTACCCCCAGCGGCGAAACCTCAACTAGGCCCTGATGCCACTGGTGTGGGCTGGGTCTATATCTACTCACTTATTGATCGAACGGGAAAACACGACCTGAGCCAGCTGCGAAGTTTGCAGGATTGGTTTTTAAAATACGAACTTCAGACGGTGCCGGGTGTTTCAGAAGTCGCGGCCGTTGGAGGTATGGTCAAGCAATACCAGGTGACAGTAAACCCAGAGAAATTACGGGCTTTTGGTATTCCCTTGTCTCATATTCAGATGGCGATTAAACGGGCAAACCAAGAGGTCGGTGCATCGGTCGTTGAAATGGCTGAAGCCGAGTACATGGTGCGTGCCTCGGGCTACTTACAGAGTGAAGAGGATTTGGCCAACATTCCGTTGGGTGTCAATGAAAATGGCACTCCATTACTTTTGAAGGACGTTGCGGATATCGGTCTCGGACCGCAAATGCGCAGAGGAATTGCCGAACTCAATGGCGAGGGTGAAACAGTAGGTGGTGTTGTGGTCATGCGTTTTGGTGAAAACGCCCAGACCACCATCGATGGTGTCAAAGCTAAGCTCGAGCAATTGAAACAAGGCTTGCCTGAAGGCGTAGAGGTTGTCACGGTGTACGATCGCTCCGGTTTGATTGAGCGTGCGGTTGAAAACCTATGGCATAAGCTTCTTGAAGAGTTTGTTGTTGTCGCGCTCGTATGTATGGCCTTCCTTTTTCATATTCGCTCATCCCTGGTGGCAATATTCAGTTTGCCGGTGGGTATTTTGACGGCGTTTATCATCATGCACGCTCAAGGCATTAACGCCAATATCATGTCGCTCGGAGGGATCGCGATTGCCATTGGCGCGATGATCGATGGTGCTATCGTCATGATTGAAAATATGCACAAACATATGGAAAAAACACCACTGACAAACGAAAACCGCTGGCAAATTGTGTCTGAATCCGCGTCAGAAGTCGGTCCCGCTTTATTTTTTAGTTTGCTCATTATTACGGTGAGTTTTGTCCCAGTGTTTACGCTTGAGGCGCAAGAAGGTCGGATGTTTAGTCCGCTGGCATTTACCAAGACTTATGCCATGGCGGCGTCGGCTGCACTCGCAATCACTTTGGTCCCTGTTCTCATGGGCTACTTTATTCGGGGCCGAGTATTGCCCGAACATAAGAACCCGATCAATCGTTTTCTTACGGCCGTCTATATACCAGTACTGAAAAAGGTCCTCACTTTTCCGAAAATGACGCTGGTTATCGCTGTATTGCTCCTTTCTACAGTGATGTGGCCGCTCGGAAAGATCGGCAGTGAATTTATCCCGCCATTGGATGAGGGGGATTTGATGTACATGCCCACCACTTACCCCGGTATTTCAATTGGTAAAGCCCGAGAGCTGTTGCAGCAAACCGACAAATTAATCGCGAGCGTGCCGGAAGTTAAAACAGTATTTGGGAAAATAGGGCGAGCAGATTCCGCTACTGATCCCGCTCCACTGACGATGATTGAAACGTTCATACAACTAAAGCCACAAAGTGAATGGCGCGACGGGGTCACTACCGAATCGTTGAAAAAGGAACTTGATGCTCTAGTAAAACTACCCGGTGTTACAAACGCTTGGGTAATGCCCATTAAAACCCGCATTGACATGCTGGCAACCGGTATTAAAACCCCCGTGGGAATAAAAATCGCCGGTCCGAATTTATCGGTTATCCAAGATATCGGCAAGCAGTTAGAGGTGATACTCAAAGATGTAGAAGGCACAGCGTCGGTCTACTCTGAGCGTGTTGCTGGCGGACGATATCTTAATGTGGATATTGATCGCGCTAAAGCGGCTCGTTATGGATTGAATATCGCTGATGTGCAGGAAGTTATTGCATCCGCTATTGGTGGTATGAACGTTACCCAAACGGTAGAAGGGCTTGAACGCTATCCAGTCAATATACGATACCCCCAGTCCTATCGGGATTCTCCACAGCAACTTGCTTTGCTTCCTATTGTCACCGCCAGAGGTGAGAGGATTGCCTTGGGTGATGTTGCTGATGTCAACATTGCCGACGGACCTCCAGGAATTAAAAGTGAAAACGCCCGGATCAATGGGTGGACGTTCGTTGATATTGATGGCATCGATGTCGGCACCTACGTCGTAAATGCTCAAAAAATCGTAGCAGAACAACTTGATTTGCCCGCGGGGTATTCAGTGGGTTGGTCGGGTCAATTTGAATATATGGAAAGAGCCAAAGAAAAATTAAATTACGTTATTCCTTTGACGTTGGCCATTATTGCCATTTTGCTGTTTATAAACTTCCGAAGTTTTATTGAGGTCGCAATTTTAATGGGCACCCTACCCTTTGCATTGATTGGCAGTATTTGGCTCATGTACTGGGAAAACTTCAACTTTTCCATTGCGGTAGGGGTTGGTTTTATTGCACTAGCAGGCGTAGCCGTGGAAATAAGTGTAATCATGTTGGTGTACCTCAATCAAGCATGGCATCGTGCTAAAGAACAGTCAGATAGAGAGACTTTGTCCTTGGATGAGCTGCGTCAGGCTGTTACCGATGGAGCAGGACTTCGTGTTCGACCGGTAATGATGACTGCAGCGGCTGTGATTGTAGGCTTGCTCCCAATTTTATATGGGAGCGGCACAGGTTCAGAAGTAATGAGCCGTATTGCAGCACCGATGGTCGGCGGTATGGTGAGCGCTGTATTTTTAACACTACTAGTTTTGCCCGCAGTTTATTTTATGTGGAAAAAACGTGTCTCGTAG
- a CDS encoding c-type cytochrome, with amino-acid sequence MKIIKYTAIFFFAVFIGGVVFIYSGIYPMGADVPHNKLTYWLLETLREQSISRAAKDIVPPSNLSDPDRLLAGGADYNDMCASCHLKPGKVQSDFSMGLYPKPPNLSNKNDEHGHSHELSEAETASRQFWIIKHGIKASGMPAWGPGHDDERIWSMVAFLQRLPDLSAEQYQIITAREQSEK; translated from the coding sequence ATGAAAATCATTAAATACACTGCAATATTTTTCTTTGCTGTTTTTATTGGCGGTGTTGTATTTATATATTCGGGAATATATCCGATGGGGGCAGACGTTCCACATAATAAATTAACCTATTGGTTGCTGGAGACATTGCGAGAGCAGTCGATTAGTCGAGCGGCGAAAGATATTGTCCCTCCAAGCAATTTGAGTGATCCCGATCGCTTGCTGGCCGGCGGAGCAGATTACAACGACATGTGCGCTAGCTGTCACTTGAAGCCCGGAAAAGTTCAATCTGATTTCAGTATGGGGTTGTATCCAAAACCGCCGAACCTAAGCAATAAAAATGACGAGCATGGTCACTCGCATGAACTAAGTGAAGCGGAAACAGCATCGCGTCAATTTTGGATAATCAAACATGGTATTAAGGCATCGGGAATGCCTGCTTGGGGACCAGGCCATGACGATGAGCGCATTTGGTCAATGGTGGCATTTCTTCAGCGCTTACCTGATCTAAGTGCAGAGCAATACCAAATAATTACCGCACGAGAACAAAGTGAAAAGTGA
- a CDS encoding efflux RND transporter periplasmic adaptor subunit, protein MNNSKKLTPISIAAAIGGLVAGIALTLIFAGGGETNSGKSASTEKQPLYWVAPMDPNYRRDKPGKSPMGMDLIPVYEGGEKANDEGPGTISISPDVINNLGVRTGLVERQPLHTEIVTVGYVKYDEDKLIHIHPRVSGWVEKLFVKAAGDPVQEGEPLYSLYSPELVNAQEELVLALNRKNTRLIQAAEDRLKALQIPAASIKALKQTLKIQQTVTFYAPQTGVVDNLNIREGFYVKPGTTMLSIGALDQVWVDAEIFERQAALVKAGDPVTMNLDYLPGKTWSGQVDYIYPTLDSKTRTVRLRLRFENPDFALKPNMFAQVAVHSDSAEQLLVIPREALIRTGSQDRVVLALGEGSYKSIAVKVGREDQSIAEIIEGVSEGDRVVTSAQFLLDSESSKTSDFKRMHHGEDQPSSVWVAATIESVMPDHRMVTVKHEAIDAWGWPEMTMDFQVNPKVNFEALTPGTQLHMEITKLDNGQYEMTGTHIMNGGIEEDMSSEEEEKVDHSQMNHGEMDHSQMGHGEMDHSKMDHSQMNHEEMDHSQMNHNGMETNAVDHSKMDHSNHQQHSGDGE, encoded by the coding sequence ATGAATAACTCAAAAAAACTCACTCCCATTTCTATCGCGGCTGCAATTGGGGGCCTCGTCGCAGGTATTGCGCTTACGTTGATATTTGCAGGAGGAGGAGAAACCAATAGCGGGAAATCCGCCTCAACGGAAAAACAACCACTGTATTGGGTGGCCCCAATGGACCCCAATTACCGCCGAGATAAACCTGGTAAATCGCCCATGGGCATGGACCTAATTCCCGTCTACGAAGGTGGTGAAAAGGCGAATGACGAAGGGCCCGGTACGATCAGCATATCGCCCGATGTGATTAATAATTTGGGGGTTCGTACCGGCTTGGTTGAGCGTCAGCCACTTCATACTGAAATTGTCACCGTCGGATATGTTAAATACGATGAAGACAAGCTGATCCACATCCATCCCCGTGTCTCCGGTTGGGTGGAAAAATTATTTGTTAAGGCAGCCGGTGATCCGGTGCAAGAAGGCGAGCCCTTGTATTCGCTGTATTCGCCGGAATTAGTCAATGCGCAGGAAGAGCTGGTGCTCGCACTTAATCGAAAAAATACACGCTTAATTCAAGCAGCGGAAGACAGGCTTAAGGCCTTACAAATTCCAGCGGCCTCCATTAAAGCGCTGAAGCAGACCTTAAAAATTCAGCAAACAGTGACGTTCTACGCCCCCCAAACCGGCGTGGTTGATAACCTGAATATTCGAGAAGGCTTTTACGTTAAGCCAGGCACAACGATGCTCAGTATCGGCGCATTGGATCAAGTATGGGTAGACGCGGAAATCTTTGAACGCCAGGCGGCCCTGGTTAAAGCCGGCGATCCTGTCACGATGAACTTGGACTACCTGCCGGGTAAAACCTGGTCAGGTCAGGTGGATTATATTTACCCAACACTCGATAGCAAAACACGCACAGTGCGTCTTCGCCTTCGTTTTGAAAATCCAGATTTTGCGCTCAAACCCAATATGTTTGCGCAAGTTGCTGTGCACTCCGATAGTGCTGAGCAATTACTTGTCATCCCAAGGGAAGCACTTATTCGTACCGGCAGTCAAGACCGGGTTGTATTGGCCTTGGGAGAGGGTAGTTACAAATCGATTGCCGTCAAAGTTGGGCGTGAAGATCAGTCAATTGCTGAAATCATCGAAGGCGTGAGCGAAGGGGATAGGGTAGTGACATCGGCCCAGTTCTTACTCGATTCCGAGTCTAGCAAAACCTCAGACTTTAAACGAATGCATCATGGCGAAGATCAGCCCAGCTCAGTGTGGGTTGCCGCCACGATCGAGAGCGTAATGCCTGATCATCGAATGGTGACTGTCAAGCATGAAGCGATTGACGCTTGGGGATGGCCAGAAATGACCATGGATTTTCAGGTTAATCCAAAAGTGAATTTTGAGGCGTTAACACCCGGTACTCAGCTGCACATGGAAATCACCAAGCTCGACAACGGCCAGTATGAAATGACGGGTACGCATATTATGAATGGCGGAATTGAAGAGGACATGTCTTCGGAGGAGGAAGAGAAGGTGGACCACAGCCAGATGAATCACGGTGAGATGGATCACAGCCAGATGGGTCACGGTGAGATGGATCATTCTAAAATGGATCACAGCCAGATGAATCATGAAGAAATGGACCATTCACAAATGAACCACAATGGCATGGAAACTAACGCGGTTGATCACTCAAAGATGGATCACTCCAATCACCAACAGCACTCAGGTGACGGGGAGTAA